The genomic region CAGAGAAGGGAGTTGGCCAACAAGCTTTTTGGTCATGTGCTGACACTTAGCCTCCAAATGTATGGTTGCCGGGTGATACAGAAGGTACAGCTAATTTGTTGTCGTTGCTACGTTGTCGCCTGCATTTCCTTAATTTGGATATCTATTCCTATTCTAGCATTGAACCAATAACTATTAAGTCATTACAATTAGCTTTCACACTCTTTGTCCTTTTCTCTAGGTTTCTAAAAGGTAGAATAGTCTTTATCTCATTGGAACCTGTATTTAATTTTGGAAATGATGGTGTACTGAGGAATTTGCTCAAGTCATCATTAATTGTGGTTCTGATGTGAATGATACTGTTTGTTCAATCTAGCTTCCGCTAATGACTAAAATAAATATAGTTACTGCAGTCTCTCACATGCATGAGAAAATGGTTATTGCAGTGAGAGAAAAGTGAGATAAAGTGGGTCAGTTAGTTTGTTATTATTTTGTTATTGTCACAATATCCTTGATAATGAAATTGATTTCCAAAATATTTGATTTCTCAAGGTCATTTTGTCAAAAAAAATTGTTCTGGTTGATGTGTGTCTTCTCTCTGTTTGTTTTGTGACGAAAGCTGTCTTCTCTTAAATAATAGTACAAGCACAATAATTGCTACAGTAGAAGTTGTTGATCTGGACAGTAGAAGTGGTTTTAAAAAATTTTCAGGCAATAGAAGTTGTTGATCTGGACCAAAAGATCAAAATGGTTGGAGAACTTGATGGCCATGTCATGCGCTGTGTGCGTGACCAGAATGGGAACCATGTGATTCAGAAGTGTATTGAATGTGTCCCTGAAGAGGCCATTCATTTTATAGTCTCAACGTTTTTTGATCAAGTTGTGACCCTTTCCACCCATCCATATGGGTGTCGTGTAATACAGGTAGCTAGACTTCTTTCTCTTTTGTTTTTGTGCTTGTTAACTTCTTTTAACAAGCTGAAGAATGTATAACAATTCCCTTATCTGCAGAGAGTGCTTGAGCACTGCAATGACCAGAATACTCAGAGCAAAGTTATGGATGAGATTTTAGGAGCTGTTAGCATGCTGGCACAGGATCAGTATGGCAATTATGTTGTTCAGGTTCATAATTTTTCTTGAATATACTCTTTATGGACTTTGTTTGGTCACAGTTATTTATTTTCATGAGTTTTGTTTTTGATTTGTGATTTATTGATTTTCTTTTAATCATGGTTCAAATTTGATGTCAAAAAGTCATTCTAAACATATTGTAGTCATGAAGTGTGATCATATGTATTTTTTATTGCTTTGGTTTGAGTACCATATCTTTGGTTATCTAACCAACAGAGTCTCATTACCATATATCAGTCTTGCGCCTGTCAAAAACTATTTATCTGTTAGTTTCCCTATTAGATGAAGGTCACCTTTTGTTTTGTTTTGTTTTTCACCCCATTACAGATATTTCACTTGCAATAATTATTTGTTTGTTGTTTTCTTTTTGTTGTGATCTCGATTATTTGTTCTTAGTATGAAATTGCAACCCTTGCGGCTTGTGATAAATGTCAGCATGTCATGTGTTGACATTTGAAGCCTAAATGATTTTTCATTGAAACTTGACTGTTCTCTTCGAACAGCATGTACTGGAGCATGGAAAGCCACATGAGCGTTCTGCTATTATAAAGGAATTAGCTGGGAAGATAGTCCAAATGAGTCAACAGAAGTTTGCCTCTAATGTTGTAGAGAAGTGTTTAGCTTTTGGCGGTCCTGCTGAGCGTGAGTTACTAGTGAATGAGATGCTTGGAACTACTGATGAGAATGAGCCTCTTCAGGTTTGTCAAACTTCTGTGCTTATTGTACACTTTTATGTATTTATTAGAGTAATGAATTCATCGTCTCCAATAAAGGATAACTAAGGTGTGAAATAAGTAGTGGGTGAGGTTTTGTGGAATGTAATGGATTTTAGTTTTGTAGAAACTCTCGTTATGAGAACGCTCAATTTAGAATCTTGTGCTTTGTAATTGGATGTGTTAAAACACTGAAATTTGAAAGGTTATCATTTTATGATTTAGTTTCATATACATCAAGGGAATGAGTATACAATGAAACTCACAAACTCACAAACACAATTTTTTTCTTCCCTGAATCTCCCAACCCTAAGCATGATCTCAGTTTAATTTGTTTTTTCTTGTACAGGCAATGATGAAAGATCAGTTTGCAAACTACGTTGTACAGAAAGTGTTGGAAACTTGTGATGACCAACAACGTGAGCTGATTCTTTCACGAATTAAAGTTCACTTGAATGCATTGAAGAAATACACTTACGGGAAGCATATCGTTGCTCGTGTAGAAAAACTTGTTGCCGCTGGGGGTACTTATTCCTTCCTCTTTGCGATTGAATTTTTATAACTGTGCTTTATATTTTATGGAGAACTATACACCTTTGAAAATACAGAAGGCGGATGTGTTAATGTCATATCAGAAAGTGTTCAAATGTTTTATGATTATATCTGAACAGTTGACTTGATGCTTTCATTCCATCACCCTTTATATCAGATTACTCTAGGTGATTTAGTATCTAGGGCACAAAGGTTATGGATTTTTTTTTGGAGTTAGTAAATCAGGTTCAGGTTATGGTTTTTTGTTTGGTTGAGTTAGTTTTTGTAATATGTTAATCCTTACGTGGTTATTTAATGGATGCAGAAAGGAGAGTTGCTGCTGCTGCTCAGTCGGCTCCTCACCCTGCTTAGGCAGTGTAGGAAAGAAAGTTGTTTGTACAGCTAACTGAGGCTAGTGTGTGTTTCCCTCTCTCCATCGTTCGTATCTTAGGATCTCTGACTCTACCTATCTTTTTCAAGACAGGTAGGAGGCAGGTTGGAAATAAAGTTGTTGCTTTGTACTGGAAAACTGTACATTGTGTAGTTTAAAAGTTTATACATAGAGTCGAAGCTAGCTGAGGTTCAGATGTTGAAAGTTCGCTCGCACCTGAGGCCCCTGCAAGAGGAGATAAATGCACTATACAAGTTTTTCTAAGGGTGTAAAAATGATTAATGGTGAGTTGGTAGTCGTGACTGTACAAAAATGTTGCCATGTGGAGAGCTGTTCATGATTAGGCGAGGCCACAGTTTTTTTTTTATAATGTATGGTAATGACTTGTTTCTTTTTCTTCTAATTACATAAGGTACAGTTTCTATCTGATCAAGTATAATGATCAAGGTTTATCCTATGTATTTGCTGCTGTTTTTCAATGCATCAATGATCTTTTTCTTACACAAAACTAATATCTACTCCCTTTCATCTTTGAACCACTTTTACGAGTATATCCAATCTTGGGGCTTAGTTATAAAAGTTTCCTTTCCGGTGCCTTTACAATCGAATTTTTTGTTGATGTTTTTCCAAAGTGGGATAACTATTTGAGGAAAACACAAAAAAAATTGACTCTTTTATTTTAAGTTCACTGCAGTGTTTTGCACATAGCTTCTTTCACTGAAGATTTTGGGGATTTGCAAATAGAACAGTCTTCTGCACTTATCTAAATTGAGTTAAATTTTCAGGTTATGATCTTTTCGATTTTGATTCCGATGGAAACCTCTATGTTGATGTGAAGAGCTAGAAAGTCCTTTTAGTTCCAATTTGAGTTTTGGTAAGGCGTGAAATTTAGTTCAGTCACTTCAGTGTTTGAAATTTATAAGCAAGACAAACACCCCCAACCCCCTGCCGCAAGACAGGCACTTGTTCTTCGCCTAAAAGTCCCCCCAACCCTCCTCATTTCTTCGAGGTCCCTGTCTCAAAATTAAGGGCTCTATCGAACTTGACACCATCTCGAATGTGTTCGAATTGAAAACATGGGAGCAAAAACCTTGGGATCAACCGTTCAACATCGCCGGCATCAGAAAAATGTCATCGGCAATACCAACTTGGTAATGTTAAATATGTTCAGTACTGTTTTGATATATTTCCCAAGTGCGCTTCTTGCATAACATTATTTACATCCCAAACTGAACATCAATCTCTGAGCTTTTATAAGTTTTATAGGTAAAAAAAAAAAAATCTCTGAGCTTTTATAAGAAAATCACTGTTTAGGTGAAATTTTCAAGCCTTTATAAAATGAAAACCGAATTAAAGCGCTGGAAGGTTGAGTAACTACAAGTCTACAAGTTAACTGGCACTGCTGCCAGTGGCTTCAAGGGAATCTACTATTAACTCCTGGCTCAGCCACATTACTTTGAATTGTTAAGAAAACTTCATAATACAAGCTACAAAAAAGTTGAAATGCTTACAGGAAGCAAGTGCATACGTTTTAATCATCTTCAAACTCTTCAACCTTTTGTCCAAATCCCTTAGGCCCTGCTCTTGCTCTCAGCCTCCTCTTCTTTCCACCCTTTTTCTCGTTAGCTTCCTCTTCTTTCTCAATCTTCTCTCTCTCCCTCTTCTGCAAGTAATCTGTCACACCTAGGTACACAACCTGAATCCAAAACCCACAAAATTCTCAAAACCCACCAAAATATTACTAATTTAAGCATTATGAAATTGAGAAGGCAATTAATTGTTCTGAGTTTACCCCAATAGTGAGAATGGTGAGACCAACAAATGCAACAAAGAGAAGAACAGAAATGGTCATAGAGACACCATCATCACTAGTGGTGGCCATTATCTGCTGTGTGGTCTCAATTGGGTTGGCTTCTGAAGCCACAGATTCAACAGAGCTTGCATAGGTTCTCCAAACTGGGGTGCTTCTTTGGTTGATATTGTCATGTGGGTTGTGGAAAGTTGAGGTCTTTTTGGTTGAAAAATTGGTTTGTGAGAGGAAAGGCAAAGGATTTGGTTTCTGGGTTCTGAGATATTGGCAATGGCTTGGTTTGAGAATTGGGGGAAAAGTTGATGGGGATAGAGATATGGATGTGGTAGCCATTCCCATTTGCTACCACTTTGTCTATCTTCCTCTAGCCTCTGTAATGAGTGAAGGGGTGAACTCTTGGGTACTACTCTAGTACACCATTGTAATGTGGTGCTCTGTACTGTTCTAATCTCTGTTGGAATGGTTCTTGAGAGGCCTAGTGCAGGAGGATTGGGTCACATTGTTCATAGGCCCAAGGTTTTTTGGTTTTGTGTTGCTCAATTGTGGGGTGTTAGATTCAATGGGCTGGGCCATGGACTGTTGTCTTGCCATTGAGGGTGGGCCTGGCCTAAGCGGTGGAACTCTTTGGACAGATGGGTCGTTAAAATGGTACATGACCAATCGTTTCAGATCAAGGCGGCTTATAAACGAGGAGATGCTCATATTTGATCGTCAGGAAATGACTTTCCGTTGTTACCGCAATTGTGATTAACTAAGAGCAAATGCACCCATTTTAAGTGGGTTGGACCGATTTTCAATCCGGGTTAACATACTATTCATCTAAATCAGTCTTTGGCCGTAGGCTCGACAATACAACAATTAGATTAATCGAATGACCAATTGCTATGTACATTGTAGAAAAAATATTTTTATATTAACATTTGTATTGTTTTGGACCAACATCATATGCAAAATGGTGTGTATAGACCCCCTGGATTAATCCGTGGGTTGAGGATTACCCCATGCATTGGTCGGGTTAAGTGGGCTCCACATAAGACCCATGTCTAACCCAGACTAATTCCTTAATAGTGGATGATGTTTTTCAATCCCATCTTCGATCCAATCCCCAAATTGCACCATTGTTGCATTTGCTCTAATGGGGTGTAAAGATGATTATACAAAGTTTCTTTGTTTGACAGATTTCATCGGCTGTTGATCTAATGATATGAACGTCTATATCGATGAAACTATAAAACAATTTTTTTTTATCAGGTTACAACTTAATGAGTCGAACTCATAACCTCCCACTTACTAAAGAGAGACTATGCCGCTAGACCAAATGATATTGGACTTATAAAACTAATAGCAAATTACATTAAAGTTACTAATCAAATTTCAGTTTACAAATACATCAATTACACATTATCTTATACATTTAAGGACAAAATTTAACAAATTAGGACAAATTAATATCCATATGCCAACTGTCACTACAATTTTACCAAATTACCCTTCATTACATATTCTACTGCTACTGCCCACAACTCCATGAGAAATGTGCTACTGCCAAGTAAGAAGGTGCTACTACCGACGAAAAATGTGCTACTACCATCTGTCACTTCATTACATATTCTACTGCTACTGCCCACAACCCCATGAGAAATGTGCTACTGCTAACAAAAAATGTGCTAATGTTGGCACTGTTGTAATTGTTTTCCGACAACTCTCTGATGCTGGCGTGCTGCTATTGCCGACTCTGATGCTTGAGCGCAACTCTAATGCTAGAGCGCTGCTACTGCCTTCTGTAAGATTCATTTCTGAGCATGTATTGTATTTGAATTAGTGAGACATTGATTTTTTTTACTTTCTATTTTTTGAAAGTGAAGACAGAATCTATGGGTGCTACTGTATCTGGGTTTTTTGAACATGTATTTTTTGAAAGTGATCGGCTGGTTTCCATTTTATGTTTGATAGCACTGCTACTGACCTATAGCTAATGCGACTATTACATATTAATAGCATTGCTACTAAGCAACAAAATTAATCTAG from Fragaria vesca subsp. vesca linkage group LG3, FraVesHawaii_1.0, whole genome shotgun sequence harbors:
- the LOC101294738 gene encoding uncharacterized protein LOC101294738, translated to MGMATTSISLSPSTFPPILKPSHCQYLRTQKPNPLPFLSQTNFSTKKTSTFHNPHDNINQRSTPVWRTYASSVESVASEANPIETTQQIMATTSDDGVSMTISVLLFVAFVGLTILTIGVVYLGVTDYLQKREREKIEKEEEANEKKGGKKRRLRARAGPKGFGQKVEEFEDD